The genome window CAGAAAGTAATGTTTAAGGATAAACTAAGGCCATGCCAATCCTAAAATAAACTGATTTGGTGAATGCTACTGGACATAATGTGTTACTTGTGCTTCATTGTAACGTGATTGAAAGAGGGGAAATAATTGATCTGAGTGCACATACACAAATCAATTATGTGTACAGAAATATAGTCAGATATTTAAAAGCCCCCTAGCTGTGCCATAAAAATGTTATGCTCGTCACAAGTAAACTCATAAGGGTGTATAACAgtgtcagtccaccactttggtccagactgaaatgtcttCAACAACTGATACATGAATTGAAACTGAAATGTTGTACATTCACGCTCTCCTCGGATGAATTCTAAAAACTGGTTAAGAGTtaatgttggcatgctaacatgctaaagtaAAAGGGTGAACATTGTGAACATCAACATcctagcattgtcattgtgagttAGCATACTGACATTAACAtcactgtgcctaagtacagcacACTAGCGTTTCACCTCACACAAACAATACAGTAGTGAAAGGTTTTTCACGATGTTTATGCAGATGGGTGActaattaaaggaaaaacaacatgaagAATCGTTAATTTGGTCACCACAAGCCAAAAGAATGGCTTCAGTTCGCCATGCCATAGATTTGTCAAGTCTCTGGAATGCTATTTGAGGGAAAAATATTTCCTCATTCATTGTTTTGATGGTGTTGGTGGTTGAGAGTGGCCACGTAACATCTGCCTATAATTCTCATACAAGATCCTTTGTGTCCTGTACATGGTGGCATTATATGCTCCTGAAACAGACCACTCCTAAAAGCATGTGTAGGCTATTAGTAATGATCCTTCACTCGCTTATTCAGGGTTTTCCTTTGATTTGTCACCTGTCAGTTGGTCCAACAGGACATGACTTGGCTGTGACCAAAACCCTTGTATTTGAAAGGTAATTGCACAAAACTATTGTCTTTGCACTTCTTAGTTTGATCTGACTGTAGGGGATGACAGGCAAAAGCTCTTTCCTGCATTATGGGAATGCTGCCAAGGTGAACTCACTGACTTGTCTCagactgtgtttctctctcttttcccccctcctcctcctctctacatCCTGGATTGGATTTCACAGCACCTTCGACACTTTGCTGAAACCACTGATTTCCAAGTGTGAAACTGAAGAAGAATAAGTGTTATAGATAGGGATGACAATGTAATTTGAAGAAAGTAAAAGGGGGAAAGAGACATGAGAAGATGAGGAGAAAAATTAAACAGACACAGGCCTACATAAAAACATGGTTTCTTTATTGGTTGGGCCAGGGTGGTGAGACCCTCAACATTTTTAAGGGCTGAGTGACGTGTGGCTGCCAAAAATGTCTGTCTGCTTGAACTGACAGGTCAGACCTCTGTCTGTCATTTAAAGaaaaagctgaaaatgtgctgaaaatggTGGCTCGCCTCCAAAAGAATCATTTCCCCATTTGGAATGGACAAATGGATAACAGGAGATGTTGAAGGACAATGGGGGTAACCAGTCTCTTTTTCTGCCTCCTCACGGAACTTCCAGAGCAGGCTTACTTCTTGGCTTTGCCCTGGGCAGCCACAGCCTCCATCGCCTTCTTTACGGTTTCCTCATCACCGAGGAAAGACATGGGCTTAACAGGCTTCAGGTTTGCGTCCAGCTCATACACAATTGGGATTCCTGTGGGCAGGTTCAGCTCCATGATGGCTGCATCAGACATATCTGGAAAGACAGGCAGATCAGCAGACAAAATAGAGTAAATGAAAGAGACCAAAAGGCTGTCTGGGGCCCAGCTATGAGGACAGGAAGGAAAGAGGTCTTACATATTAAAAGTAGGCAGGTTTTCGTTATATTTAGTTtgtattttaagttattttcaCTACAGCAATGTGTAACTTATAAAGAAGAAACTTTATCTACTTCTTTCCCTCATACCTCACCCTGACACCTACAATTCCTATCTGACATTTACTAAAGCCATTGAGGCTTTCTGGCTATATAACTCCCTTATCCATGTCTGGCTACTTCTTGACAAAGTACAACCTTTCTACATAAAGGTCGTGACTGTAATGGGAACCAAGCTCATGACCCTCTCCCCTGTCTCTGAGCTCTGGAGTCCCTGCATGCTATTTTTATGCACTGTAATGAACAACTATGTCTGCCTGTGATCATTTAGGTCTTGGCCTTGAATGAAATCTATTTTCAAACCAAAATCTGTGGTTAATTTGCTATCTGCCATTTTGTGGTGTCGTGATTTCATAATGTCCACATTCACTTCTCCTTTTCACTGCAGAACTTCCTTCTTCATCTGCTGGTTTTTTTAAGCTTTGTCCACCTACAAGCTGTAATGCTCACCCTCCAAGTGCTTGACGATGCCACGGAGGCTGTTGCCGTGGGCAGCAATGATAACATTCTTTCCCGCCTTGATTTCTGGGGCGATGACGTCGTTCCAGAAGGGCAGGGCACGGGCGATGGTGTCTTTCAGTGACTCACACGTGGGCAGTTCACCGGGCTTCAGATTCTTGTAGCGCCGTGACTGGAGGTAGTAAGAACAGTAGAATGTAGTTTACTCCcacaacaataaacagttaCTGACTGATAAGAATGTTGAGCAAACATTGTATGCCAGTTTTATGATATTGGTTGAAGCAGATCTTTAAGGACACTTTAATTAGTGAGAAAAATCATATAAATGTATTGGTTTTTCTAAATTAGTCAACAACTCTTCTCCCTTAGTTTCCATTATCTCACCTCACTGATGATTTTGTTGTAAGGGTGGTCCTTGTCCATGGGTGGAGGTGGGATGTCAAAGGAACGACGCCAGATCTTCACCTGCTCCTCGCCGTGCTTTTCAGCCGTCTCGGCCTTGTTGAGACCGGTGAGGCCTCCGTAGTGGCGCTCATTCAGACGCCAGGTACGAATCACAGGCAGCCACATCTGGTCTGTGCCTTCCATGATGGTCCACAGAGTCTTGACAGCACGTTTCAGCACGGAGGTGTAGCACACATCAAACTTGAGGCCCGCATCCTTGATAGCCTGGGCTCCACGCTTGGCCTCCTCCAAACCCTTCTCACTGAGGTCAGCATCGAACCAGCCGCAGAAGCGGTTCTCTTGGTTCCAGGAGCTCTCACCGTGGCGGACAATAACCAAAAGATGGACGGCAGCCATGCTTACAGTGTGTCTGATATTACCTTAAACCAAAACACGGTGCCCTCAGCCCTTCTAAGTTCTAAGCACACACACTGGTTGACCAACAGTGAGCCCAAGTCAGCATACCACAGTCTTTTTATAGCAGCCTAAACAGTGACAGTGCATAGCAGACAGGCCTCCTTTGCTTTCCACCTGTGAGAGGCATTCATACTCTGATGGACATACAAGGCTAGCCAATAGAACCAGACATCTGCTGGGCTGGTAGGACATGCAGTGACTGGGAAGGCCATAGGTCAGATATTGAGCCAAAATAGCAACATGACTTTTACACTGAGGTCTGTGGAACAAAAGTGAAAGATCAGAGTTGGCTGCAGAGAGGCACCTCAATCTGAGATGAACACTGAGAGAGAAATGGCATGTCATTACACAGTATTGAGTTCTAATGTTACGTAAATATTTGGGCATTTGTTGCAAGTTTAACAATGACAATGAGGCTCATACAGATCCACTCAGTTTCAACACTGTGGTAGGGGACAAGCCATGGGCAACATGTTGCCAAAACACATCTGAATTAACAGCTGCATACAGTATGCACTCATGCTTTCTCCTACTGTACATGTAGCTGTCAATGACAGCAACACAAATGATGCAACTAACTGACTACCACAGCTGCAGATACTTCTGCTACTACTCTCACTACTATGTATAATAATTATTGATAATTAAGGTAAAAAGAATAAGCTAAATACATAAAAGGGGTATACAAAAGTACagggtgtttttattaaatattttataatttttttaaataaatcctCCCCAAAGATCTTGAACTACATCCTGACTCATAAAGGCTGGGCATCATAAAGTCTCTATGTTAAATCTTAAACAGGCAGAGGACTTTATGAAGTGTTATTTTTATACATCACCTCTAGGAGTTGCTCTAGGATCAGTTACGCAAAtgcttttttttgcatgcaccatgCAACATTTCACACTGCATCAAGTAAGGCTGATGAAGCCTggcattttattttagtaaGAATCTGTTAGATGTACATATAAATACCATGATTTTGGTCTTAGTAATTGTATTTGTTGTACAAGCATGACTGTACAGCAAAAGATCAATCGGCTGCCCTGCCATAGGAAATTGCTCTGTCTCAGGATCACCACAACATACTGTTATTATACTTACTGATTCAAGTTATTCTGAACCTTGGGTTGAGAAATGCCTAGTGTTCCACCCTATAGGAAACATAATATGCCATTGAGACAAATTATCGAAGACAAATATGCTGCAGTATCCTTCATGAAATGTAATGTTGGGAAGCAGAGATGCACTCAGATTTACAGGATAAAGATAAAAGTGCTGATGAAACTAAGCCGCAGAGCCAAAGCTGTCAGGCAAAGTCATTGTCTCCCGGCGCTCCCAATCAAATCATGatccaaaaaaagagagatacaATAGTCCCAAAATATAATCTTAATGGAATTCCAGGCGCAACGCCACCCAGCATCATGTGATCATGAAAAGAGGTTAGATTACTGCATTGTACAAAGCATGAACTATAAGAATGATACTGAATGGGAACAAACACTGGATGTCCCTTTTTGTGGCTGGGTGACTCTGGATCTATGGTGAAGTGACCATTTGTATGAAAACTAGTTTATGGCACACTTGATTTGTTCAGTCTCACCACTCTCATCAACCCCCGTAGGCAAGCATTTTCAATTGTATGCTTTATTTATACCTTTGGACCTGCATACCTTTGTAAGATTAGCAACAGAATacatttgtattgtttgttttgttgtctggcTAAATGTTATTATAATTGTAAAGCAAATTTTATTCCATGTCTGATAAATGAAATAGCAGCCAATGTTATTTATGATGGTCGCTCTGCATCCCTCAGCTTGTTTTTATGATtgtctgccccctagtggccCTATTTAAGTGCCTTTAAAGTGTTCataaaaacactggtggagtaATCTATTTGACTTCACCACTATGGCCACTAAGCATGTGCCAATCCCGGTGAATCAGTGGTCCTCTACATCACAAATTTTAGATAAACATTGTACCTGCCACCACTTCAATGTAAAATGGCatttagtgttgtgttgttcTGTGGGTAGCATGGGATTTGATGCTAAGAgcatgaattaattaattaacaagcACCAACATAGAAATTAGCTCTGTAAGTGAGTTAATTAGCTTGGGAAGAG of Micropterus dolomieu isolate WLL.071019.BEF.003 ecotype Adirondacks linkage group LG13, ASM2129224v1, whole genome shotgun sequence contains these proteins:
- the pgam2 gene encoding phosphoglycerate mutase 2; this encodes MAAVHLLVIVRHGESSWNQENRFCGWFDADLSEKGLEEAKRGAQAIKDAGLKFDVCYTSVLKRAVKTLWTIMEGTDQMWLPVIRTWRLNERHYGGLTGLNKAETAEKHGEEQVKIWRRSFDIPPPPMDKDHPYNKIISESRRYKNLKPGELPTCESLKDTIARALPFWNDVIAPEIKAGKNVIIAAHGNSLRGIVKHLEDMSDAAIMELNLPTGIPIVYELDANLKPVKPMSFLGDEETVKKAMEAVAAQGKAKK